From a single Georhizobium profundi genomic region:
- a CDS encoding tripartite tricarboxylate transporter permease: MDTFALLFDGLLIAAQPANLGFALLGVLLGTAVGVLPGLGPALTVALLLPVSLSFGATGSMIMFAGIYYGGMYGGAISSILLNTPGETASIMTALEGNKMAKDGRGGKALGAAAIGSFFGGTCATIGLAIIAPLMVKVALSFGPAEYFALMVLSFLTVSAAFGGSLIRGLTALFIGLSIGLVGIDSLTGQARLSFGVPQLRDNIDIAIIAVGLFAIGETLFIASQASTINEKLQAVKGSVWLSLAELKRCFKPFLRGTGLGFLFGPLPTGGAEIPTFLSYSFERKSAKGIAREEFDSGKGAIEGVAGPESANNASAAGTLIPLLTLGLPTSATAAVMLAGFQQYGLQPGPLLFTNNPQLVWGLIASLFIANLMLVLLNLPFVGIWVKLLTIPRPWLYAGIMTFASLGIVGAQGSAFALILLLVFGIIGFIMRRFDYPLAPVLVGAILGPLAEEQLRRGLMINQGDFTFLFTSWIALTIYAVAIAAVAGPILWTKLSKRGRAAAEALHEH; encoded by the coding sequence ATGGATACGTTCGCGCTTCTTTTCGATGGTCTGCTCATCGCAGCACAGCCGGCCAATCTCGGCTTCGCGCTGCTCGGTGTTCTGCTTGGCACGGCCGTCGGTGTTCTGCCGGGCCTCGGACCGGCACTGACCGTAGCCCTTCTTCTGCCCGTCTCGCTGTCCTTCGGGGCCACCGGCTCCATGATCATGTTCGCCGGTATCTATTATGGCGGCATGTATGGCGGGGCGATTTCCTCGATCCTCCTGAACACCCCCGGCGAGACCGCGTCGATCATGACGGCGCTCGAGGGAAACAAGATGGCGAAGGACGGGCGCGGCGGCAAAGCGCTCGGCGCTGCGGCCATCGGCTCCTTCTTCGGCGGCACCTGTGCCACGATCGGCCTTGCGATCATCGCGCCGCTGATGGTGAAGGTGGCGCTCTCCTTCGGTCCGGCGGAATATTTCGCGCTGATGGTGCTGTCGTTCCTCACGGTTTCGGCGGCCTTCGGCGGTTCGCTCATCCGCGGCCTGACGGCGCTCTTCATCGGCCTTTCGATCGGCCTTGTCGGCATCGACAGCCTGACGGGCCAGGCGCGCCTCTCCTTCGGCGTTCCCCAGCTTCGCGACAACATCGATATCGCCATCATCGCCGTCGGCCTGTTCGCCATCGGTGAAACGCTGTTCATCGCCTCGCAGGCGAGCACGATCAACGAGAAGCTTCAGGCCGTGAAAGGCTCCGTCTGGCTGAGCCTTGCCGAGCTGAAGCGCTGCTTCAAGCCGTTCCTGCGCGGCACGGGCCTCGGCTTCCTGTTCGGCCCGCTGCCGACCGGCGGCGCCGAAATCCCGACCTTCCTTTCCTATTCGTTCGAGCGGAAATCGGCCAAGGGCATTGCCCGCGAAGAGTTCGACAGCGGCAAGGGCGCCATCGAAGGCGTGGCCGGCCCCGAATCAGCCAACAACGCATCGGCCGCCGGCACGCTCATCCCGCTTCTGACACTCGGCCTGCCGACATCGGCGACCGCTGCCGTCATGCTCGCCGGCTTCCAGCAGTACGGCCTGCAGCCGGGCCCTCTGCTCTTCACAAACAATCCTCAACTGGTCTGGGGCCTGATCGCCAGCCTCTTCATCGCCAATCTGATGCTGGTGCTCCTCAACCTGCCGTTCGTCGGTATCTGGGTGAAGCTTCTGACGATCCCGCGCCCGTGGCTTTACGCTGGTATCATGACCTTCGCCTCGCTCGGCATCGTCGGCGCGCAAGGCTCTGCCTTCGCACTGATCCTGTTGCTGGTCTTCGGCATCATCGGCTTCATCATGCGTCGCTTCGATTATCCGCTGGCACCGGTTCTCGTCGGCGCCATCCTCGGGCCACTGGCCGAAGAGCAATTGCGCCGTGGATTGATGATCAATCAGGGTGATTTCACGTTCCTCTTCACCTCCTGGATTGCCCTGACGATCTATGCCGTCGCCATCGCTGCCGTTGCGGGCCCCATCCTTTGGACCAAGCTGTCCAAGCGGGGCCGGGCCGCCGCCGAGGCGCTCCACGAGCATTGA
- a CDS encoding 3-methyl-2-oxobutanoate dehydrogenase (2-methylpropanoyl-transferring) subunit alpha, which translates to MAGSSTGNGPLQLHVPEPSVRPGDQPDFSSVKIPQAGTVERPPVDVDPRDIRDLAFSIIRVLNRKGEAVGPWAGSLTDEELRDGLRDMMTLRAFDARMQTAQRQGKTSFYMQHMGEEAVSCAFRKAMEPGDMNFPTYRQAGLLIAGGYPMVDMMNQIYSNEADPLKGRQLPIMYSSKEHGFFSISGNLGTQFIQAVGWAMASAIKRDTRIAAGWIGDGSTAESDFHAALVFASTYQAPVVLNIVNNQWAISTFQGIARGGSGTFAARGLGFGLPSLRVDGNDYLAVHAVAKWAVERARRNLGPTLVEYVTYRVGAHSTSDDPSAYRAKTESDAWPLGDPVIRLKNHLIVKGLWSDERHKQAEAEVMDSVIAAQKEAESHGTLHSGGKPSTRDMFEGVYETMPPHLRRQRQEAGV; encoded by the coding sequence ATGGCCGGAAGTTCAACCGGAAACGGGCCGCTTCAACTGCATGTGCCGGAGCCTTCGGTCAGGCCCGGCGATCAGCCTGACTTCTCTTCGGTGAAGATACCGCAGGCTGGGACCGTCGAGCGGCCCCCAGTCGATGTCGATCCTCGCGATATCCGCGATCTCGCCTTCTCGATCATTCGCGTGCTCAATCGCAAGGGCGAGGCTGTCGGCCCGTGGGCGGGAAGCCTCACCGACGAGGAACTGCGCGACGGCCTGCGCGACATGATGACCCTGCGCGCCTTCGATGCCCGCATGCAGACGGCGCAGCGCCAAGGCAAGACCTCGTTCTACATGCAGCATATGGGCGAGGAGGCGGTCTCCTGTGCGTTTCGCAAGGCGATGGAGCCGGGCGACATGAACTTCCCGACCTATCGGCAGGCCGGTCTTCTGATCGCCGGCGGCTATCCGATGGTCGACATGATGAACCAGATCTATTCCAACGAAGCCGATCCGCTGAAGGGCCGGCAGTTGCCGATCATGTATTCGTCGAAGGAGCATGGCTTCTTCTCCATCTCCGGCAATCTCGGCACACAGTTCATCCAGGCTGTCGGGTGGGCGATGGCGTCGGCTATCAAGCGCGACACCAGAATTGCCGCCGGCTGGATCGGCGACGGCTCTACGGCGGAGAGCGATTTTCACGCAGCACTGGTCTTCGCCTCCACCTATCAGGCGCCCGTCGTGCTCAACATCGTCAACAACCAGTGGGCGATCTCCACCTTCCAGGGTATCGCGCGCGGTGGTTCCGGCACGTTCGCGGCGCGGGGTCTCGGCTTCGGCCTGCCGTCGCTCAGGGTCGACGGCAACGACTATCTGGCCGTCCATGCGGTGGCGAAATGGGCGGTCGAGCGGGCGCGTCGCAATTTGGGTCCGACGCTTGTCGAATACGTCACTTACCGCGTCGGCGCGCACTCCACCTCCGACGACCCGTCCGCCTACCGTGCCAAGACCGAATCGGACGCCTGGCCGCTTGGCGATCCTGTCATCCGGCTGAAGAACCATCTCATCGTCAAAGGGCTGTGGAGCGACGAACGCCACAAGCAGGCCGAGGCGGAAGTCATGGACAGCGTGATCGCGGCCCAAAAGGAGGCCGAGAGCCACGGCACGCTGCATTCGGGCGGCAAACCCTCCACGCGCGACATGTTCGAGGGCGTCTACGAGACGATGCCGCCGCATCTGAGGCGCCAACGCCAGGAGGCGGGGGTCTGA